In a genomic window of Bemisia tabaci chromosome 1, PGI_BMITA_v3:
- the LOC109041202 gene encoding uncharacterized protein codes for MSSSSVRNRSGASSADSDETLNIDDVSAEAKNLIDKVIKDVGKSSASKQLLIGGASGWMTGYLMMKVGKVAALAVGGGIILLQVANHSGYVKINWDKVFKQAEEVGSRIEQQSTSKGPKFLDKVERLVDRKLDKAEELLKKKERKAKKWFYRTVLDEEEPFMFDEIHVFLASFMAGFALGMAFGLVLR; via the exons ATGTCGTCATCCAGTGTAAGGAATCGATCTGGAGCTTCCTCAGCAGATAGTGATGAAACTTTAAATATAGATGATGTCTCTGCTGAAGCCAAAAATCTCATCGATAAAGTGATCAAAGATGTAGGTAAATCCTCTGCCTCGAAACAACTCTTGATCGGCGGTGCATCAGGATG GATGACTGGCTACCTGATGATGAAAGTTGGAAAGGTTGCTGCGCTGGCAGTTGGTGGTGGAATAATTCTCTTACAAGTGGCCAACCATAGTGGCTATGTCAAAATCAACTGGGACAAAGTTTTCAAACAAGCAGAAGAAGTAGGCAGCAGGATTGAACAACAATCCACTTCCAAAGGACCCAAATTTTTAGATAAG GTTGAGAGATTAGTTGATCGAAAGCTGGATAAGGCAGAGGAACTTCTGAAGAAAAAGGAGCGGAAAGCAAAAAAATGGTTCTACAGAACAGTGCTAGATGAGGAGGAGCCATTCATGTTTGATGAAATTCATGTATTCCTTGCTTCTTTCATGGCTGGCTTTGCCCTTGGCATGGCCTTTGGTCTTGTCCTCCGTTAG
- the Cmpk gene encoding UMP-CMP kinase — translation MRFRFVTDICQRFIRTMANAERPKVVFVLGGPGAGKGTQCDNIVREFGFVHLSAGDLLREERNTPGSQYGELIDQRIKDGLIVPVEITCKLLVTAMEKSGKNKFLIDGFPRNKDNLDGWNKEMGEKVELLFVLFFDCPLDVCIQRCLKRGAAGSGRTDDNEESLKKRINTYNNDSLPIIKHFEAQNLVRRIEADKSPDDVFAEVKTLFQNV, via the coding sequence atgcGGTTCCGTTTCGTTACTGATATCTGTCAGAGGTTTATTAGGACAATGGCTAACGCAGAGAGGCCAAAAGTTGTGTTCGTCCTTGGAGGCCCAGGAGCAGGAAAAGGAACGCAATGTGATAATATTGTACGGGAGTTCGGCTTCGTTCATCTATCGGCAGGAGACCTGCTCCGTGAAGAGAGAAATACTCCCGGATCCCAGTACGGTGAGCTAATAGACCAGCGAATCAAGGATGGCCTCATTGTCCCTGTTGAGATTACGTGCAAACTCTTGGTCACAGCCATGGAGAAGTCTGGCAAGAATAAGTTCCTGATCGACGGGTTCCCCAGGAATAAGGATAACTTGGATGGATGGAACAAGGAAATGGGTGAAAAAGTGGAGCTATTGTTCGTGTTATTTTTTGACTGTCCGCTTGACGTATGTATTCAGCGGTGCCTCAAGCGTGGAGCTGCAGGAAGCGGGCGCACTGACGACAATgaggaaagtttgaaaaaacgaATAAATACCTACAACAATGATTCTCTGCCCATTATTAAACATTTTGAGGCTCAGAATTTGGTTCGTAGGATTGAGGCTGATAAGTCTCCAGATGATGTTTTCGCGGAAGTTAAAACTTTGTTCCAAAACGTATGA